Genomic DNA from Chaetodon auriga isolate fChaAug3 chromosome 13, fChaAug3.hap1, whole genome shotgun sequence:
GACCCAAGGCTTTCGAAATAGCAAACTGTCAGCTCTAACGAACAATAGTGAGTCCCGGAGTGTAATGATCATTATGCCTCTTGTTATTCAACAGCAACCTTGTGATATGAAGCTCAAGTGCTCTCCTTTAATTCATTTGAGCGTAGACTCACAAGAGTGTAAACGATGGCTCCAATTGCAGCGTAGAGCATATGCAGCCAAGGGACCTGTTGAGTGACACAAGAAAGGcctctgaatgtgaaatcagacacacagacacacccaacTGAGCTCCTCCGCCTCACACCGAgaaacaggagcagagagaatAAATTAAAGAATTTGACCAAGCAGTCCTCACATATTGGAAGGAGAGGACGATGGCTGTAACAATCCCAATGATCATGAGCAAAATGGCAGCAATACAGAGAAATCCCCCACAGGAGGTGAAGTCCACCTGTGATGAGAAACAAGTCATTAACAGGATGAAAGTGAAGGCAGCACGCTTCAAGCCACATGAAAGAGCGGGGAAGATAATTTGAAAGAGGCTCAGAATaaggtaaaaaaataaatgcgGGGTGGATGTGTCATGTACCAGCCAAAAAATGTGACTGATTCATCTGGAGTTGCGTCAGACAGAGAAGTTGGATTCACATCTTATCCCAAAATGTCATAAATATTTAAAGGAACTCAGTGCCCCATTGTAATGTGAGACAAAGGCGTTCTTTTACACTGACAACAAAGACGTCCTCTGACAGGCCACAGGCTACTGAgctacagagagacacagtttACATCTTCATCTACCTTGGTTTGGAAGCAGAAGATTGTGACAGCTATACAAACTACTGCTGTTATTCCCATGGCGAGAAACACTGCTTTGGTTTCataaaagctgtaaaacatACATACGGTGATTAAAACATAAACAGGGTGTAATACATCATTAGGAAATGTGCCGTATTTGCGTGTTGTGGTGCATCGCCTGAGCGGGAGCCAAAACAAACCTCGAAATTGTTCCAGACATGTAAGACAGGGCGAGAGTCTGCAagataaaacacagtgtgtcatAAATGACGGACTGGGTTTGGACcttttttagggtttttttctttctcactggCTGTTGTCTTTTACTTCTTCAACTCAAATATTTCCCTCACAATATGTTCTTAGTTCTTCCATATGCATCTGCTGGACCATAAACAAGACTGGCTTCTCGCTCATACTCTAAAAAACAATACTTACAAATACTCCCAGCAGCACAAGATTCCATGGGAAGCGCCTCCTAAACGCAAATCatgatgaatatttaaaaatatacagaaataaaagcatcattACTGGGTATGAATATTTAAATTGTGGTGTAACTACTTTCTAACAGAGTTGCGCAGGCCAGTGCTTGGCATGCTTACCTCGGCTCTTTGCAGCAGATGAGAATGCAGTAAACCACAAAATAAACCACTCTATGGAGAGATAAATCACTATAATGTTTAAAGTAAATAACATAGCTTTTAGTCTCATGACACACCTGAAGATAACAGGGGAGTTGCTCctttatatgtttgttttattcatttaattgcagtgaaaaaaatgcttttgctTTGTTCCTAGAGTGTAACTCACAAAGATGCCCAGTAGATGCCAGGGTATCTGATGACAAACAGCCTCACTGGGTCACTgtgaaagcacacacataaGGGATCACTCAGGAGCAGACTGGTCGTCACCTCCCGTCTGATACATGAAGCAGTGAGATGGAATATTGGACTGGGATGAACGGGGACACTTACACAAATGTAAAGACAGCAACAATTGAAAAGGTGACGGCAAGCTGTGCTGCTAAGATTAAGTAAACCtgcccacaaacacaaaaagcaagcaGTTCTGTTgagcacacagaaaaacatttgacaggCTGTAGATGATATTAACAGGAAAAGTCTCTGCGTGACATAATGAATGGAGAAAATCTTTACCTTTCTGATGAAGGCATGCCGAACAGATGTGCTTTCCCACTGGGAGCTCAGAAAATCCTCCATGTCTCCTGCAGAATTTGGAAAGCGGCAATTTATACTTATTAGACTTGAGAGCTAATGGAAATAGAACGCAGGATATGATCAACTGAAGTCCTGTATCATTTCCTCAGAACCTGGGCTGGAGGCAGGCACTCCGGCAGACAGAGTTGGTATTGTGGTGGGCACCCCGGATGGAGAAAAGCCAGGGGCGGCCCACATCCCAGCCTGCGGGTAGACACCCTCCTGGCCCCAGTAGCCGGGCGGGCCGGGGCACATGCCGGGACTGGGGCTGTAAGACGGAGGTGGTGGAAGAAGGGAGCCATGTTGTGGCTGCTGGGGGTAGTTTCCATACTTAGGATGGTGCAGTGCATCCTCATAGGGTGGAGGATTATCAATTTTAGATGTCATGCTCTTGCCGGACCACCTTGAGGAGAAGAGGTGATCATGACACATATAAAAGGTAAACATACACATAACTTCCAAC
This window encodes:
- the LOC143330291 gene encoding protein lifeguard 3-like produces the protein MTSKIDNPPPYEDALHHPKYGNYPQQPQHGSLLPPPPSYSPSPGMCPGPPGYWGQEGVYPQAGMWAAPGFSPSGVPTTIPTLSAGVPASSPGDMEDFLSSQWESTSVRHAFIRKVYLILAAQLAVTFSIVAVFTFVDPVRLFVIRYPGIYWASLVVYFVVYCILICCKEPRRRFPWNLVLLGVFTLALSYMSGTISSFYETKAVFLAMGITAVVCIAVTIFCFQTKVDFTSCGGFLCIAAILLMIIGIVTAIVLSFQYVPWLHMLYAAIGAIVYTLFLVYNTQLLIGNRELAISPEEYVYGALSLYVDIVHIFLFILQVSGAATE